The following proteins are encoded in a genomic region of Syngnathus acus chromosome 22, fSynAcu1.2, whole genome shotgun sequence:
- the impg1b gene encoding interphotoreceptor matrix proteoglycan 1 isoform X1, producing MLFKLILFLFIWCPLGLQASQVKDIQHHGISGLRDVKYRHFLEASRLTKYNSNKASEEGHRRKRSTIFTTGVKVCPQETIKAVIGSHRAYYKLRVCQEAIWEAFRIFLDRVPNTEEYRSWVYTCQHENLCMDDLAQNFSSSQEHLDMVARRVAEQAELEGVVVETAAPRVECDLKTSTRTPPVILIPTESEEIKEEPNMIKESYGEYIVEFNATIVEPSYIELLHNPQAADADDITGEITDKILHALKKIAGFKEIRMLEFRSQDAILHYAVVFNGDTEQSDEPEPPNGQTNVDALKLRQMIVKALQKEPSLPLDIQYLTFEVVTTAYPDAALSMYTTGSGDAIKVTEENITPKFFPTVAATENAFESTTIQPQIHTSVPSLLTILPESTSEPTTIDEVPVAAAVEDVSGGDPSGEMSDIIMADTTPEAILEQGQEARVIDTSTMEGNSGEPEGADTRENDSSSPDSNPEMLIIDEAHLSGTESELLSPEDVIISMEPEPDLQPIPSPEGKDDAPIEFTNEVTSVAATKASIDVSSVANSFNEVVRNIVNEVPSEAAIEIPNVVASEIPSEASIKISNDVASEIPSEASIKISNDVASEIPSEVPTNFIQDPSDTSRDTSSEAPMEVPNDVSTNVPSEASRELPNKISTEATAEVFSYHNILIESTTEAPMFVPSAPTIEVISELPSEAQSGLQVEVSSDVSTEAASMTHNEAPSEVFSEAPSETHSETASIAPTEVPNEVSSEGSVEVPSEAPKPVPTETLSVSSEVPSETPGESPSEPPTPVPSEIHEVESSGMIPALVELPSENSNVQDDVESNQGGTEMTESLEEDSSSVRYPSEADERSTAAPASRQASTPVLAAIQQSRELVVFFSLRVTNMMFSDDLFNKTSPEYKSLENTFLELTQHSGPRKPPNPGASSKSGPRRQTTLASIPLLPYLESNLTGFKQLEILNFRNGSVVVNSRLKLEKEVPYNVTEAVHCVLEDFCSAAAKRLDIEIDSRSLEIEQADEADPCKFLACNEFSRCVADIWNNEAECLCDPGYSSVNGLPCQSACDLQPDYCLNGGSCEIIPGHGATCRCPVGKYWHYHGERCNELVSVPFDPSLIVTCLVGSLCLVCAIIGILVFINKKCTATRKAVTLVHSLAPYPFENTLRVNPVFENDDGILSQVSTLPYPTSSASSGSHHSEQEVYASVENIHLSIEIPRQLYTTRSEKLVSELVDFHQCIPHNETWRLPNEYRACFLLWTSDGEGGEATMV from the exons AtgctttttaaattaataCTATTCCTCTTCATTTGGTGTCCGCTGGGCCTCCAAGCAAGTCAAGTTAAAG ACATCCAGCACCACGGTATTTCCGGGCTCCGGGATGTTAAGTATCGGCACTTTCTAGAAGCTTCTAGATTGACAAAATACAACAGTAACAAAGCGAGCGAGGAAGGACATCGGAGGAAGAGGTCGACCATTTTCACCACTGGTGTCAAAGTATGTCCCCAGGAGACCATAAAAGCTGTCATCGGCAGCCATCGAGCATACTATAAGCTCCGAG TTTGTCAGGAAGCCATTTGGGAGGCTTTTCGCATTTTCCTGGACCGGGTGCCAAACACTGAGGAGTACCGATCTTGGGTTTACACCTGTCAACATGAAAACCTCTGTATGGACGATCTGGCTCAGAACTTCAGCAGTTCTCAGGAGCATCTGGACATGGTGGCCCGA AGAGTGGCCGAGCAAGCTGAACTTGAAGG TGTTGTCGTGGAAACAGCGGCACCAAGGGTGGAATGTGACTTAAAAACAA GCACCAGGACCCCCCCAGTGATTCTCATTCCAACAGAATCTGAAGAG ATAAAAGAAGAGCCGAATATGATAAAAGAAAGCTATGGGGAGTACATTGTAGAATTCAACGCGACCATTGTGGAGCCATCGTACATCGAGTTGCTGCATAACCCCCAGGCAGCTGATGCTGATGACATCACCGGagaaataacagacaag ATACTTCATGCACTTAAAAAAATTGCAGGATTCAAAGAAATTCGCATGTTGGAATTCAG GTCACAGGATGCCATTCTTCATTATGCTGTGGTCTTTAATGGAGACACGGAACAGAGTGATGAACCGGAACCTCCAAACGGACAGACAAATGTGGATGCTCTGAAACTGAGACAAATGATAGTGAAAGCTTTACAAAAGGAGCCATCACTTCCGCTGGACATACAGTATCTCACCTTTGAAGTTG TAACTACTGCTTACCCAGATGCCGCTCTCAGCATGTACACCACTGGGAGCGGGGATGCCATCAAGGTCACTGAAGAGAACATCACACCAAAGTTCTTCCCCACAGTGGCAGCGACAGAAAACGCATTTGAAAGTACCACAATTCAACCTCAAATACACACCTCGGTGCCTTCCTTACTGACCATCCTCCCAGAATCCACCTCTGAACCTACAACCATTGATGAGGTGCCAGTGGCAGCAGCAGTGGAGGATGTATCCGGAGGTGATCCTTCGGGGGAGAtgagtgacatcatcatggCAGATACAACACCGGAGGCCATCCTAGAACAAGGACAAGAGGCGAGGGTCATTGACACAAGTACAATGGAAGGTAACAGTGGAG AACCTGAAGGGGCAGACACAAGGGAGAATGATTCGTCATCACCAGACTCCAATCCTGAAATGCTGATCATTGATGAAGCTCACCTCTCTGGCACAGAATCTGAGTTGTTGTCACCTGAGGATGTTATCATAAGCATGGAACCAGAGCCTGACCTGCAGCCTATACCGTCACCTGAGGGCAAAGATGACGCCCCTATCGAGTTTACCAATGAAGTGACAAGCGTTGCCGCCACCAAAGCCTCCATTGATGTTTCCAGTGTAGCAAACTCTTTCAATGAAGTAGTCAGAAATATAGTTAATGAAGTTCCCAGTGAAGCAGCTATCGAAATTCCCAATGTTGTCGCCAGTGAAATTCCCAGTGAGGCCTCGATCAAAATTTCTAATGATGTCGCCAGTGAAATTCCCAGTGAGGCCTCTATCAAAATTTCTAATGATGTCGCCAGTGAAATTCCCAGTGAGGTTCCAACCAACTTCATACAAGACCCTAGTGACACATCTCGTGATACCTCCAGTGAAGCTCCAATGGAAGTCCCCAATGATGTGTCCACCAATGTCCCCAGTGAAGCTTCCAGGGAGCTTCCCAACAAAATCTCTACTGAAGCCACCGCTGAAGTATTCAGTTACCACAATATCCTCATTGAATCCACCACTGAAGCTCCCATGTTTGTTCCTAGTGCACCCACCATTGAAGTCATCAGTGAACTCCCAAGTGAAGCCCAAAGTGGGCTCCAAGTCGAAGTCTCCAGCGATGTCTCAACTGAAGCTGCCAGCATGACCCACAATGAAGCTCCGAGTGAAGTCTTCAGTGAAGCACCCAGTGAGACCCACAGTGAAACTGCCAGCATTGCACCCACTGAAGTCCCCAATGAAGTCTCCAGTGAAGGTTCTGTGGAGGTCCCCAGTGAAGCTCCTAAACCAGTCCCCACGGAAACACTTAGTGTCTCCAGTGAAGTACCAAGTGAGACCCCTGGGGAATCTCCAAGCGAACCCCCTACCCCAGTCCCAAGCGAAATACATGAAGTCGAGTCAAGTGGAATGATCCCAGCTTTGGTGGAGCTTCCTTCAGAAAACTCTAACGTCCAGGACGATGTAGAGTCAAACCAGGGTGGGACAGAAATGACCGAGTCACTGGAAGAGGACAGCAGTAGTGTTAGATACCCTTCCGAGGCTGACGAGCGTTCCACAGCCGCTCCAGCCTCAAGACAAGCCAGCACTCCTGTGCTGGCCGCGATACAGCAGAGCAGAGAGTTAGTAGTTTTCTTTAGCTTGAGAGTGACGAACATGATGTTTTCTGACGACCTGTTCAACAAGACCTCCCCAGAATATAAATCACTGGAGAACACCTTTCTGGAGCTG ACTCAACACTCTGGGCCCAGAAAGCCGCCAAATCCTGGAGCATCCAGTAAATCTGGGCCTAGGAGACAGACGACTTTAGCCTCCATACcg CTTTTACCCTACCTTGAGTCCAATCTGACCGGATTCAAGCAACTGGAAATCCTCAACTTCCGCAATGGCAGCGTGGTGGTGAACAGCAGACTGAAGCTGGAGAAAGAAGTGCCGTACAACGTGACTGAGGCGGTGCATTGTGTTCTGGAAGACTTCTGTAGCGCCGCAGCCAAACGTCTTGACATTGAGATTGATAGCCGCTCCCTGGAGATAGAACAAG CCGACGAAGCGGACCCGTGCAAGTTCCTGGCCTGTAATGAGTTTTCACGCTGCGTGGCGGACATTTGGAACAACGAGGCCGAGTGTCTGTGCGACCCGGGCTACAGCTCTGTGAATGGCCTTCCGTGTCAGAGCGCATGCGACCTGCAGCCAGACTACTGCCTCAATGGAGGCTCGTGTGAAATTATCCCTGGCCATGGAGCCACATGCAG ATGCCCTGTAGGCAAATACTGGCACTACCATGGGGAGCGCTGCAACGAGCTGGTTTCGGTACCATTCGACCCGTCGCTAATTGTAACCTGCCTCGTGGGAAGCCTCTGCCTCGTTTGCGCCATCATCGGTATCCTGGTGTTCATTAACAAGAAGTGCACAGCAACGAGGAAGGCGGTGACTTTGGT GCACAGCCTTGCTCCCTATCCCTTTGAAAATACTTTGAGGGTCAACCCAGTATTTGAGAATGACGATGGCATCTTAAGCCAAGTGTCCACACTGCCGTATCCCACCAGTTCGGCCTCGTCTGGCTCTCATCATTCTGAGCAGGAAGTGTATGCCTCAGTTGAAAACATACATCTCAGTATCGAG ATCCCCAGACAACTCTACACCACAAGATCCGAAAAGTTAGTATCGGAGCTGGTGGACTTCCATCAATGCATCCCGCACAATGAG ACGTGGAGGCTGCCAAATGAATACAGAGCGTGTTTTCTTCTGTGGACATCAGACGGCGAAGGCGGTGAGGCCACCATGGTGTGA
- the impg1b gene encoding interphotoreceptor matrix proteoglycan 1 isoform X4 has product MLFKLILFLFIWCPLGLQASQVKDIQHHGISGLRDVKYRHFLEASRLTKYNSNKASEEGHRRKRSTIFTTGVKVCPQETIKAVIGSHRAYYKLRVCQEAIWEAFRIFLDRVPNTEEYRSWVYTCQHENLCMDDLAQNFSSSQEHLDMVARRVAEQAELEGVVVETAAPRVECDLKTSTRTPPVILIPTESEEIKEEPNMIKESYGEYIVEFNATIVEPSYIELLHNPQAADADDITGEITDKILHALKKIAGFKEIRMLEFRSQDAILHYAVVFNGDTEQSDEPEPPNGQTNVDALKLRQMIVKALQKEPSLPLDIQYLTFEVVTTAYPDAALSMYTTGSGDAIKVTEENITPKFFPTVAATENAFESTTIQPQIHTSVPSLLTILPESTSEPTTIDEVPVAAAVEDVSGGDPSGEMSDIIMADTTPEAILEQGQEARVIDTSTMEGNSGEPEGADTRENDSSSPDSNPEMLIIDEAHLSGTESELLSPEDVIISMEPEPDLQPIPSPEGKDDAPIEFTNEVTSVAATKASIDVSSVANSFNEVVRNIVNEVPSEAAIEIPNVVASEIPSEASIKISNDVASEIPSEASIKISNDVASEIPSEVPTNFIQDPSDTSRDTSSEAPMEVPNDVSTNVPSEASRELPNKISTEATAEVFSYHNILIESTTEAPMFVPSAPTIEVISELPSEAQSGLQVEVSSDVSTEAASMTHNEAPSEVFSEAPSETHSETASIAPTEVPNEVSSEGSVEVPSEAPKPVPTETLSVSSEVPSETPGESPSEPPTPVPSEIHEVESSGMIPALVELPSENSNVQDDVESNQGGTEMTESLEEDSSSVRYPSEADERSTAAPASRQASTPVLAAIQQSRELVVFFSLRVTNMMFSDDLFNKTSPEYKSLENTFLELLLPYLESNLTGFKQLEILNFRNGSVVVNSRLKLEKEVPYNVTEAVHCVLEDFCSAAAKRLDIEIDSRSLEIEQADEADPCKFLACNEFSRCVADIWNNEAECLCDPGYSSVNGLPCQSACDLQPDYCLNGGSCEIIPGHGATCRCPVGKYWHYHGERCNELVSVPFDPSLIVTCLVGSLCLVCAIIGILVFINKKCTATRKAVTLVHSLAPYPFENTLRVNPVFENDDGILSQVSTLPYPTSSASSGSHHSEQEVYASVENIHLSIEIPRQLYTTRSEKLVSELVDFHQCIPHNETWRLPNEYRACFLLWTSDGEGGEATMV; this is encoded by the exons AtgctttttaaattaataCTATTCCTCTTCATTTGGTGTCCGCTGGGCCTCCAAGCAAGTCAAGTTAAAG ACATCCAGCACCACGGTATTTCCGGGCTCCGGGATGTTAAGTATCGGCACTTTCTAGAAGCTTCTAGATTGACAAAATACAACAGTAACAAAGCGAGCGAGGAAGGACATCGGAGGAAGAGGTCGACCATTTTCACCACTGGTGTCAAAGTATGTCCCCAGGAGACCATAAAAGCTGTCATCGGCAGCCATCGAGCATACTATAAGCTCCGAG TTTGTCAGGAAGCCATTTGGGAGGCTTTTCGCATTTTCCTGGACCGGGTGCCAAACACTGAGGAGTACCGATCTTGGGTTTACACCTGTCAACATGAAAACCTCTGTATGGACGATCTGGCTCAGAACTTCAGCAGTTCTCAGGAGCATCTGGACATGGTGGCCCGA AGAGTGGCCGAGCAAGCTGAACTTGAAGG TGTTGTCGTGGAAACAGCGGCACCAAGGGTGGAATGTGACTTAAAAACAA GCACCAGGACCCCCCCAGTGATTCTCATTCCAACAGAATCTGAAGAG ATAAAAGAAGAGCCGAATATGATAAAAGAAAGCTATGGGGAGTACATTGTAGAATTCAACGCGACCATTGTGGAGCCATCGTACATCGAGTTGCTGCATAACCCCCAGGCAGCTGATGCTGATGACATCACCGGagaaataacagacaag ATACTTCATGCACTTAAAAAAATTGCAGGATTCAAAGAAATTCGCATGTTGGAATTCAG GTCACAGGATGCCATTCTTCATTATGCTGTGGTCTTTAATGGAGACACGGAACAGAGTGATGAACCGGAACCTCCAAACGGACAGACAAATGTGGATGCTCTGAAACTGAGACAAATGATAGTGAAAGCTTTACAAAAGGAGCCATCACTTCCGCTGGACATACAGTATCTCACCTTTGAAGTTG TAACTACTGCTTACCCAGATGCCGCTCTCAGCATGTACACCACTGGGAGCGGGGATGCCATCAAGGTCACTGAAGAGAACATCACACCAAAGTTCTTCCCCACAGTGGCAGCGACAGAAAACGCATTTGAAAGTACCACAATTCAACCTCAAATACACACCTCGGTGCCTTCCTTACTGACCATCCTCCCAGAATCCACCTCTGAACCTACAACCATTGATGAGGTGCCAGTGGCAGCAGCAGTGGAGGATGTATCCGGAGGTGATCCTTCGGGGGAGAtgagtgacatcatcatggCAGATACAACACCGGAGGCCATCCTAGAACAAGGACAAGAGGCGAGGGTCATTGACACAAGTACAATGGAAGGTAACAGTGGAG AACCTGAAGGGGCAGACACAAGGGAGAATGATTCGTCATCACCAGACTCCAATCCTGAAATGCTGATCATTGATGAAGCTCACCTCTCTGGCACAGAATCTGAGTTGTTGTCACCTGAGGATGTTATCATAAGCATGGAACCAGAGCCTGACCTGCAGCCTATACCGTCACCTGAGGGCAAAGATGACGCCCCTATCGAGTTTACCAATGAAGTGACAAGCGTTGCCGCCACCAAAGCCTCCATTGATGTTTCCAGTGTAGCAAACTCTTTCAATGAAGTAGTCAGAAATATAGTTAATGAAGTTCCCAGTGAAGCAGCTATCGAAATTCCCAATGTTGTCGCCAGTGAAATTCCCAGTGAGGCCTCGATCAAAATTTCTAATGATGTCGCCAGTGAAATTCCCAGTGAGGCCTCTATCAAAATTTCTAATGATGTCGCCAGTGAAATTCCCAGTGAGGTTCCAACCAACTTCATACAAGACCCTAGTGACACATCTCGTGATACCTCCAGTGAAGCTCCAATGGAAGTCCCCAATGATGTGTCCACCAATGTCCCCAGTGAAGCTTCCAGGGAGCTTCCCAACAAAATCTCTACTGAAGCCACCGCTGAAGTATTCAGTTACCACAATATCCTCATTGAATCCACCACTGAAGCTCCCATGTTTGTTCCTAGTGCACCCACCATTGAAGTCATCAGTGAACTCCCAAGTGAAGCCCAAAGTGGGCTCCAAGTCGAAGTCTCCAGCGATGTCTCAACTGAAGCTGCCAGCATGACCCACAATGAAGCTCCGAGTGAAGTCTTCAGTGAAGCACCCAGTGAGACCCACAGTGAAACTGCCAGCATTGCACCCACTGAAGTCCCCAATGAAGTCTCCAGTGAAGGTTCTGTGGAGGTCCCCAGTGAAGCTCCTAAACCAGTCCCCACGGAAACACTTAGTGTCTCCAGTGAAGTACCAAGTGAGACCCCTGGGGAATCTCCAAGCGAACCCCCTACCCCAGTCCCAAGCGAAATACATGAAGTCGAGTCAAGTGGAATGATCCCAGCTTTGGTGGAGCTTCCTTCAGAAAACTCTAACGTCCAGGACGATGTAGAGTCAAACCAGGGTGGGACAGAAATGACCGAGTCACTGGAAGAGGACAGCAGTAGTGTTAGATACCCTTCCGAGGCTGACGAGCGTTCCACAGCCGCTCCAGCCTCAAGACAAGCCAGCACTCCTGTGCTGGCCGCGATACAGCAGAGCAGAGAGTTAGTAGTTTTCTTTAGCTTGAGAGTGACGAACATGATGTTTTCTGACGACCTGTTCAACAAGACCTCCCCAGAATATAAATCACTGGAGAACACCTTTCTGGAGCTG CTTTTACCCTACCTTGAGTCCAATCTGACCGGATTCAAGCAACTGGAAATCCTCAACTTCCGCAATGGCAGCGTGGTGGTGAACAGCAGACTGAAGCTGGAGAAAGAAGTGCCGTACAACGTGACTGAGGCGGTGCATTGTGTTCTGGAAGACTTCTGTAGCGCCGCAGCCAAACGTCTTGACATTGAGATTGATAGCCGCTCCCTGGAGATAGAACAAG CCGACGAAGCGGACCCGTGCAAGTTCCTGGCCTGTAATGAGTTTTCACGCTGCGTGGCGGACATTTGGAACAACGAGGCCGAGTGTCTGTGCGACCCGGGCTACAGCTCTGTGAATGGCCTTCCGTGTCAGAGCGCATGCGACCTGCAGCCAGACTACTGCCTCAATGGAGGCTCGTGTGAAATTATCCCTGGCCATGGAGCCACATGCAG ATGCCCTGTAGGCAAATACTGGCACTACCATGGGGAGCGCTGCAACGAGCTGGTTTCGGTACCATTCGACCCGTCGCTAATTGTAACCTGCCTCGTGGGAAGCCTCTGCCTCGTTTGCGCCATCATCGGTATCCTGGTGTTCATTAACAAGAAGTGCACAGCAACGAGGAAGGCGGTGACTTTGGT GCACAGCCTTGCTCCCTATCCCTTTGAAAATACTTTGAGGGTCAACCCAGTATTTGAGAATGACGATGGCATCTTAAGCCAAGTGTCCACACTGCCGTATCCCACCAGTTCGGCCTCGTCTGGCTCTCATCATTCTGAGCAGGAAGTGTATGCCTCAGTTGAAAACATACATCTCAGTATCGAG ATCCCCAGACAACTCTACACCACAAGATCCGAAAAGTTAGTATCGGAGCTGGTGGACTTCCATCAATGCATCCCGCACAATGAG ACGTGGAGGCTGCCAAATGAATACAGAGCGTGTTTTCTTCTGTGGACATCAGACGGCGAAGGCGGTGAGGCCACCATGGTGTGA
- the impg1b gene encoding interphotoreceptor matrix proteoglycan 1 isoform X6, whose amino-acid sequence MLFKLILFLFIWCPLGLQASQVKDIQHHGISGLRDVKYRHFLEASRLTKYNSNKASEEGHRRKRSTIFTTGVKVCPQETIKAVIGSHRAYYKLRVCQEAIWEAFRIFLDRVPNTEEYRSWVYTCQHENLCMDDLAQNFSSSQEHLDMVARRVAEQAELEGVVVETAAPRVECDLKTSTRTPPVILIPTESEEIKEEPNMIKESYGEYIVEFNATIVEPSYIELLHNPQAADADDITGEITDKILHALKKIAGFKEIRMLEFRSQDAILHYAVVFNGDTEQSDEPEPPNGQTNVDALKLRQMIVKALQKEPSLPLDIQYLTFEVVTTAYPDAALSMYTTGSGDAIKVTEENITPKFFPTVAATENAFESTTIQPQIHTSVPSLLTILPESTSEPTTIDEVPVAAAVEDVSGGDPSGEMSDIIMADTTPEAILEQGQEARVIDTSTMEGNSGEPEGADTRENDSSSPDSNPEMLIIDEAHLSGTESELLSPEDVIISMEPEPDLQPIPSPEGKDDAPIEFTNEVTSVAATKASIDVSSVANSFNEVVRNIVNEVPSEAAIEIPNVVASEIPSEASIKISNDVASEIPSEASIKISNDVASEIPSEVPTNFIQDPSDTSRDTSSEAPMEVPNDVSTNVPSEASRELPNKISTEATAEVFSYHNILIESTTEAPMFVPSAPTIEVISELPSEAQSGLQVEVSSDVSTEAASMTHNEAPSEVFSEAPSETHSETASIAPTEVPNEVSSEGSVEVPSEAPKPVPTETLSVSSEVPSETPGESPSEPPTPVPSEIHEVESSGMIPALVELPSENSNVQDDVESNQGGTEMTESLEEDSSSVRYPSEADERSTAAPASRQASTPVLAAIQQSRELVVFFSLRVTNMMFSDDLFNKTSPEYKSLENTFLELTQHSGPRKPPNPGASSKSGPRRQTTLASIPLLPYLESNLTGFKQLEILNFRNGSVVVNSRLKLEKEVPYNVTEAVHCVLEDFCSAAAKRLDIEIDSRSLEIEQADEADPCKFLACNEFSRCVADIWNNEAECLCDPGYSSVNGLPCQSACDLQPDYCLNGGSCEIIPGHGATCRSPDNSTPQDPKS is encoded by the exons AtgctttttaaattaataCTATTCCTCTTCATTTGGTGTCCGCTGGGCCTCCAAGCAAGTCAAGTTAAAG ACATCCAGCACCACGGTATTTCCGGGCTCCGGGATGTTAAGTATCGGCACTTTCTAGAAGCTTCTAGATTGACAAAATACAACAGTAACAAAGCGAGCGAGGAAGGACATCGGAGGAAGAGGTCGACCATTTTCACCACTGGTGTCAAAGTATGTCCCCAGGAGACCATAAAAGCTGTCATCGGCAGCCATCGAGCATACTATAAGCTCCGAG TTTGTCAGGAAGCCATTTGGGAGGCTTTTCGCATTTTCCTGGACCGGGTGCCAAACACTGAGGAGTACCGATCTTGGGTTTACACCTGTCAACATGAAAACCTCTGTATGGACGATCTGGCTCAGAACTTCAGCAGTTCTCAGGAGCATCTGGACATGGTGGCCCGA AGAGTGGCCGAGCAAGCTGAACTTGAAGG TGTTGTCGTGGAAACAGCGGCACCAAGGGTGGAATGTGACTTAAAAACAA GCACCAGGACCCCCCCAGTGATTCTCATTCCAACAGAATCTGAAGAG ATAAAAGAAGAGCCGAATATGATAAAAGAAAGCTATGGGGAGTACATTGTAGAATTCAACGCGACCATTGTGGAGCCATCGTACATCGAGTTGCTGCATAACCCCCAGGCAGCTGATGCTGATGACATCACCGGagaaataacagacaag ATACTTCATGCACTTAAAAAAATTGCAGGATTCAAAGAAATTCGCATGTTGGAATTCAG GTCACAGGATGCCATTCTTCATTATGCTGTGGTCTTTAATGGAGACACGGAACAGAGTGATGAACCGGAACCTCCAAACGGACAGACAAATGTGGATGCTCTGAAACTGAGACAAATGATAGTGAAAGCTTTACAAAAGGAGCCATCACTTCCGCTGGACATACAGTATCTCACCTTTGAAGTTG TAACTACTGCTTACCCAGATGCCGCTCTCAGCATGTACACCACTGGGAGCGGGGATGCCATCAAGGTCACTGAAGAGAACATCACACCAAAGTTCTTCCCCACAGTGGCAGCGACAGAAAACGCATTTGAAAGTACCACAATTCAACCTCAAATACACACCTCGGTGCCTTCCTTACTGACCATCCTCCCAGAATCCACCTCTGAACCTACAACCATTGATGAGGTGCCAGTGGCAGCAGCAGTGGAGGATGTATCCGGAGGTGATCCTTCGGGGGAGAtgagtgacatcatcatggCAGATACAACACCGGAGGCCATCCTAGAACAAGGACAAGAGGCGAGGGTCATTGACACAAGTACAATGGAAGGTAACAGTGGAG AACCTGAAGGGGCAGACACAAGGGAGAATGATTCGTCATCACCAGACTCCAATCCTGAAATGCTGATCATTGATGAAGCTCACCTCTCTGGCACAGAATCTGAGTTGTTGTCACCTGAGGATGTTATCATAAGCATGGAACCAGAGCCTGACCTGCAGCCTATACCGTCACCTGAGGGCAAAGATGACGCCCCTATCGAGTTTACCAATGAAGTGACAAGCGTTGCCGCCACCAAAGCCTCCATTGATGTTTCCAGTGTAGCAAACTCTTTCAATGAAGTAGTCAGAAATATAGTTAATGAAGTTCCCAGTGAAGCAGCTATCGAAATTCCCAATGTTGTCGCCAGTGAAATTCCCAGTGAGGCCTCGATCAAAATTTCTAATGATGTCGCCAGTGAAATTCCCAGTGAGGCCTCTATCAAAATTTCTAATGATGTCGCCAGTGAAATTCCCAGTGAGGTTCCAACCAACTTCATACAAGACCCTAGTGACACATCTCGTGATACCTCCAGTGAAGCTCCAATGGAAGTCCCCAATGATGTGTCCACCAATGTCCCCAGTGAAGCTTCCAGGGAGCTTCCCAACAAAATCTCTACTGAAGCCACCGCTGAAGTATTCAGTTACCACAATATCCTCATTGAATCCACCACTGAAGCTCCCATGTTTGTTCCTAGTGCACCCACCATTGAAGTCATCAGTGAACTCCCAAGTGAAGCCCAAAGTGGGCTCCAAGTCGAAGTCTCCAGCGATGTCTCAACTGAAGCTGCCAGCATGACCCACAATGAAGCTCCGAGTGAAGTCTTCAGTGAAGCACCCAGTGAGACCCACAGTGAAACTGCCAGCATTGCACCCACTGAAGTCCCCAATGAAGTCTCCAGTGAAGGTTCTGTGGAGGTCCCCAGTGAAGCTCCTAAACCAGTCCCCACGGAAACACTTAGTGTCTCCAGTGAAGTACCAAGTGAGACCCCTGGGGAATCTCCAAGCGAACCCCCTACCCCAGTCCCAAGCGAAATACATGAAGTCGAGTCAAGTGGAATGATCCCAGCTTTGGTGGAGCTTCCTTCAGAAAACTCTAACGTCCAGGACGATGTAGAGTCAAACCAGGGTGGGACAGAAATGACCGAGTCACTGGAAGAGGACAGCAGTAGTGTTAGATACCCTTCCGAGGCTGACGAGCGTTCCACAGCCGCTCCAGCCTCAAGACAAGCCAGCACTCCTGTGCTGGCCGCGATACAGCAGAGCAGAGAGTTAGTAGTTTTCTTTAGCTTGAGAGTGACGAACATGATGTTTTCTGACGACCTGTTCAACAAGACCTCCCCAGAATATAAATCACTGGAGAACACCTTTCTGGAGCTG ACTCAACACTCTGGGCCCAGAAAGCCGCCAAATCCTGGAGCATCCAGTAAATCTGGGCCTAGGAGACAGACGACTTTAGCCTCCATACcg CTTTTACCCTACCTTGAGTCCAATCTGACCGGATTCAAGCAACTGGAAATCCTCAACTTCCGCAATGGCAGCGTGGTGGTGAACAGCAGACTGAAGCTGGAGAAAGAAGTGCCGTACAACGTGACTGAGGCGGTGCATTGTGTTCTGGAAGACTTCTGTAGCGCCGCAGCCAAACGTCTTGACATTGAGATTGATAGCCGCTCCCTGGAGATAGAACAAG CCGACGAAGCGGACCCGTGCAAGTTCCTGGCCTGTAATGAGTTTTCACGCTGCGTGGCGGACATTTGGAACAACGAGGCCGAGTGTCTGTGCGACCCGGGCTACAGCTCTGTGAATGGCCTTCCGTGTCAGAGCGCATGCGACCTGCAGCCAGACTACTGCCTCAATGGAGGCTCGTGTGAAATTATCCCTGGCCATGGAGCCACATGCAG ATCCCCAGACAACTCTACACCACAAGATCCGAAAAGTTAG